CGCTGGTCACCAGGTTTGACATACGCATCCCTTCAACCAGTGAGTTGTCGTAGAAGAAAGTCAGTTCCGGCACGATACGCAAGCGCATCGCTTTACCCAGCAGGCTGCGGATGAAACCAGAAGCTTCCTGCAACGCTTTGATGCCCGCTTTAACCGCGTCTTCATCTTTGTCGTTGAGGAACGTCACATATACTTTGGCATACGCCAGGTCACGAGACATTTCGACACCGGAAACGGTGGTCATCATGCCCAGACGAGGATCTTTAATTTCGCGTTGCAGGATGAGAGCGATCTCTTTTTGCATTTCCTGCGCTACGCGCTGCGGGCGACCAAATTCTTTCGCCATAATAAATTCTCCTGAC
The DNA window shown above is from Escherichia sp. E4742 and carries:
- the rbfA gene encoding 30S ribosome-binding factor RbfA, which produces MAKEFGRPQRVAQEMQKEIALILQREIKDPRLGMMTTVSGVEMSRDLAYAKVYVTFLNDKDEDAVKAGIKALQEASGFIRSLLGKAMRLRIVPELTFFYDNSLVEGMRMSNLVTSVVKHDEERRVNPDDSKED